A genomic stretch from Methylorubrum extorquens includes:
- a CDS encoding putative hybrid histidine kinase; Domains: two PAS, two PAC, His KinaseA, ATPase and two REC (CheY-like) (Evidence 3 : Putative function from multiple computational evidences; Product type e : enzyme) — MMPTKLTGDITVTVQDGKVPETGPTMADFRNLADALPQLAWIAEADGTLVWYNRRWYDYTGTTPAEMAGHGWRKLHHPDHLERAAERFASCIAAGESWQDTFPLRGKDGRYRWFLSMAEPVRHADGTVLRWYGTNTDVTETRVAQDALGHSEQRFRALVDASAAVIWNTTAQGELMPPQASWAAYTGQSDEAYQGWGWIDAIHPDDRARVAEVWAECVERVTVFEVEYRLRRHDDVWRDMEVRGVPVLAEDGSIREWVGLNIDITARKEAEAAIEHARAAAEAANLAKSQFLANMSHELRTPLSAVIGYSEMLGEELEDLGQAELLPDLRKIESSARHLLGLINDVLDISKIEAGRLTLAAETFDVVSLIEDVTAATQSLITKKRNRFRLDFEGDLGTMHQDQLKLRQSLINLIGNAAKFSEDGEIILGVRRLREDGADWLSFSVSDTGIGLTQEQIGRLFERFSQADESTTRQFGGTGLGLAITRAFVERMGGTIGVESTFGAGATFTIRLPAELAAHEEEVEAESVAARVQEITEGEAHLHDVVLLVDDDPAARDLLQRFLEREGFRVRTANDGRAGLTLARALKPRAILLDIEMPRMDGWAVLHAIRTDPEIAETPVIITSVVNEFSLAHVLGATDYMVKPIDWGALKDAMERYRPVDREGSVLVVDDDADARERVRRTLQRDGWQVREAENGAAALESLDQVRPSLILLDLMMPVMDGFAFLRALRGRPDGDSIPVVVLTAKEITSEEKESLGRQADRLIVKGTMSLSEIGRQLRDLYSHQDGTPLPGKIQSLIDKLSP; from the coding sequence ATGATGCCGACGAAGCTGACGGGAGACATCACCGTGACCGTACAGGACGGGAAGGTGCCGGAAACCGGGCCGACCATGGCCGATTTCCGCAATCTCGCCGACGCCTTGCCGCAACTCGCCTGGATCGCCGAGGCCGACGGCACCCTCGTCTGGTACAATCGCCGCTGGTACGACTACACCGGAACGACGCCCGCCGAGATGGCCGGCCATGGCTGGCGCAAGCTGCACCACCCGGACCATCTCGAGCGCGCCGCGGAGCGCTTCGCCAGCTGCATCGCGGCGGGCGAGTCGTGGCAGGACACCTTCCCCCTGCGCGGCAAGGACGGCCGCTACCGCTGGTTCCTGTCGATGGCCGAGCCGGTCCGCCATGCGGACGGCACCGTCCTGCGCTGGTACGGCACCAACACCGACGTCACCGAGACGCGGGTCGCGCAGGACGCGCTCGGCCATTCCGAGCAGCGCTTCCGCGCGCTGGTGGATGCCTCCGCGGCCGTCATCTGGAACACGACCGCGCAAGGGGAGCTGATGCCGCCCCAGGCGAGCTGGGCCGCCTATACCGGCCAGAGCGACGAGGCCTATCAGGGCTGGGGCTGGATCGACGCGATCCATCCCGACGACCGGGCGCGCGTCGCCGAAGTCTGGGCCGAATGCGTCGAACGGGTGACCGTGTTCGAGGTCGAGTACCGCCTGCGCCGCCACGACGACGTCTGGCGCGACATGGAGGTGCGCGGCGTGCCGGTGCTTGCCGAAGACGGCTCCATCCGTGAATGGGTCGGGCTCAACATCGACATCACCGCCCGCAAGGAGGCCGAGGCCGCGATTGAGCACGCCCGTGCCGCGGCGGAGGCCGCCAACCTCGCCAAGAGCCAGTTCCTGGCCAATATGAGCCACGAGTTGCGCACGCCGCTCTCGGCGGTGATCGGCTATTCCGAGATGCTCGGCGAGGAGCTGGAGGATCTGGGCCAGGCCGAGCTGCTGCCGGACCTGCGCAAGATCGAGTCGTCGGCCCGCCACCTGCTCGGCCTCATCAACGACGTGCTCGACATCTCCAAGATCGAGGCCGGTCGCCTGACCCTGGCGGCGGAGACCTTCGATGTCGTGTCCCTGATCGAGGATGTCACGGCTGCCACGCAGAGCCTGATCACGAAGAAGCGCAACCGCTTCCGCCTCGATTTCGAGGGGGATCTGGGCACCATGCATCAGGATCAGTTGAAGCTGCGCCAGTCGCTGATCAACCTGATCGGCAACGCGGCGAAGTTCTCCGAGGATGGCGAGATCATCCTCGGTGTGCGGCGCCTGCGGGAGGACGGGGCCGACTGGCTGAGCTTTTCCGTCTCGGATACCGGCATCGGTTTGACGCAAGAGCAGATCGGCCGGCTGTTCGAGCGCTTCTCCCAGGCGGATGAATCGACCACGCGCCAGTTCGGCGGCACCGGCCTCGGCCTCGCCATCACCCGCGCCTTCGTCGAGCGGATGGGCGGCACGATCGGCGTCGAGAGCACCTTCGGCGCGGGCGCGACCTTCACGATCCGCCTGCCGGCCGAGCTCGCCGCCCACGAGGAAGAGGTCGAGGCGGAAAGCGTTGCCGCTCGCGTTCAGGAGATCACCGAGGGCGAGGCGCATCTGCACGACGTGGTGCTGCTCGTCGATGACGACCCGGCCGCCCGCGACCTGCTCCAGCGCTTCCTCGAACGCGAGGGGTTCCGCGTGCGCACCGCCAATGACGGGCGGGCCGGGCTGACCTTGGCCCGGGCGCTGAAGCCGCGGGCGATCCTGCTCGACATCGAGATGCCGCGCATGGACGGCTGGGCGGTGCTGCACGCGATCCGCACCGATCCCGAGATCGCCGAGACGCCGGTCATCATCACCAGCGTGGTCAACGAGTTCAGCCTCGCCCACGTGCTCGGCGCCACCGATTACATGGTGAAACCGATCGATTGGGGAGCGCTCAAGGATGCGATGGAGCGCTACCGCCCCGTTGACCGCGAGGGCAGTGTGCTCGTGGTCGATGACGACGCCGATGCCCGCGAGCGGGTGCGCCGCACGCTCCAGCGCGACGGCTGGCAGGTGCGCGAGGCCGAGAACGGCGCCGCCGCCCTGGAGAGCCTGGATCAGGTCCGCCCGAGCCTGATCCTGCTCGACCTGATGATGCCGGTGATGGACGGCTTCGCCTTCCTGCGGGCGCTCCGCGGCCGCCCCGATGGCGACAGCATCCCCGTGGTGGTGCTCACCGCCAAGGAGATCACGAGCGAAGAGAAGGAGAGCCTCGGCCGGCAGGCCGACCGGCTCATCGTCAAGGGTACGATGAGCCTCTCCGAGATCGGCCGGCAATTGCGCGACCTCTACAGCCACCAGGACGGCACGCCGCTGCCGGGCAAAATCCAGAGCTTGATCGACAAGCTGTCGCCGTAG